The Ancylothrix sp. D3o genome segment CAAGCGCAAGCAATACCTGAATTATTGGCGGGGCGCGATGTAGTAGGGCAAGCCCAAACCGGGACCGGCAAAACGGCGGCTTTTTCCCTGCCCATCTTGGACAACGTTGATACAACAAAATCAGTCATCCAAGCGCTGATTCTAACCCCCACCCGCGAACTGGCATTGCAAGTTTGTAATGCCATGCGCGACTTGAGTGGCGACCGGCGCATAGGTATTTTATCCGTCTATGGTGGTTCGGCAATTGACCGGCAAATTCGCTCACTGCAACGCGGTACGCAAATTGTCGTGGGAACCCCAGGACGAGTAATTGACTTGCTCGAACGCGGTAACTTAAAGCTTGATCAGCTTTCTTGGATGGTATTAGATGAAGCCGACGAAATGCTGAGCATGGGCTTTATCGATGACGTCGAAAAAATCTTATCCCAAGCGCCAAAAGACCGCCAGACTGCATTCTTCTCGGCGACAATGGACTTTTCGATTCGTCAGTTAATATCGAAATTCCTCCGCGATCCGGTCAATGTCAGCATCAAGCAACCGAAAGCAACACCCAAGCAAATCAACCAAGTTGTGTACAACGTACCGCGTGGTTGGACAAAAGCAAAAGCGTTGCAACCGATTTTGGAACTAGAAGATCCAGAATCAGCAATTATATTTGTCCGCACCCGCAAAGCAGCAGCAGAACTCACCAGTGACCTGCAAGCAGCCGGTCACAGTGTTGATGAATATCATGGCGATTTGAATCAGTCTCAGCGGGAACGCTTGCTGAATCGCTTCCGCCAGCAACAAGTCCGCTGGATCGTTGCAACCGATATCGCCGCTCGCGGTTTGGATGTGGATCATTTGACCCACGTTATTAACTACGATTTGCCGGATAGCGTCGAAAGCTATGTCCACCGCATCGGACGGACAGGACGGGCCGGTAAGGCAGGAACAGCAATTTCCCTGGTGGTACCTTTTGAGCGCCGCAAGTTGCAGCAAATTGAACGCCATGTTCGCCAAGCTTTACGCACCATGCCGGTGCCGACACGCGCCCAAATTGAAGCCCGTCAGCTAGAAAAGCTGAAAAATAAGGTGCTGGAGGCATTGTCTGGCGAGCGGTTGGCTTCTTTCTTGCCCATAGTCGCTCAATTGGGTGAAGAATACGATGCTCACACCATTGCCGCAGCCGCTTTGCAGATGGCTTACGACCAAACTCGTCCGTCATGGCTAACATCGGATATGCCGGAAGAAGATTTATCGGGAACTCCCAAACCGAAGTTAATCAAGCGGGGTCGCCAGCAGGTACAAAGTGAAATTGTACGCGGGCCGGCGGCTGAACCCCAAGAAGTCAAGAGCTAGTAAGTAAGTGGGGATGGCCTACTGTTTCCCAGATGCCTCTCCCCTATTAATGTTTTAAAAACCCGCCTTCTCTAAGAGGGTGGGTTTTTTTATAGGGGTTTTCTTATGACTTGCTACGACCAAAACCCGACCTCCTAGAGTGGGTTTAAAGAAGGCCCAAACTGTACGGGGAACACTGCAAACCCCTTGATAGGTATTAATGTATTAAAAACCCGCCTTCTCTAAGAGGGCGGGTTTTTTTTACTTATAGGTCTTGAAGAATACTATGTAGAGCCTGGTTTAAGGGCTTTACCAATCGGCCTATTCTTCAGTTTTATTAGCTTTGGCTTTGCGGCGCATTCCCATCAAACCGGCCAGACCCATAATAGAACCGATGATCGTAGTAGGTTCGGGTACTTGTTCGACCGGGGTGCCACCACCGGGAGTCTCGCTGCCGATTGGGCTGGTGGGGGTGACAGGCTCGCTGGGGGTGACAGGGCTGATCGGGGTGACAGGCTCGCTGGGGGTGACTGGGTTGCTGGGGGTGACTGGGTTGCTGCTGACCGGCGGAGTATATACAGGAGCAGCCCCTTCTGTTTTGCTGCTGCCTTCACGTCTGCTTCCGGGGGCACCTACACTCGTAGCACGCACACCAATATTTTGAGCGCTAAACATTGCTAACGTTAGCGGTTGATTAGCCGACAATGTAAAAGTAGTGGTTTGAAAATCATCAGCACCGCCTCTTAAACCATTGTTACCGATTTCAATTCCGCCGTCATAAGAAGCTTGACCGCCAGCACCATTTAAGTTAGCGTTACCAACATTGCTAACATTACCGCTAAAATCTGTAGCGTTAACTTGAGCACCGGTAGCTGTGAGGCCGGTAATCCCGTCGGCAGCATTAAAGAAAAATCCTCGCAAATCAGCAGTATTTGGGTTCTGAGCATCAGTGACAACCCGCAAAGTTACCGTAACCGTGCCATTGCCGCCATTATCATCTAAGGTAACATTGACTTTTAAAGGATCGCCCGTAAAATTCGCTGCATCAAAGCTGGTTGTTGCCGCTTTAACCGGCAGACTTGCCAACAAAGGAAGAGCAACACCGGCCATCAACAAAGCAGACTTAAGTTGAAAATTATGTGTAGATTTCATGGTCTCTGTCCTTCCTAAAAATATTGTCGAGTTAAAAAGCCTTAGCTCTAAAACGTGTAGCAGAAAAGAATTGTTGCTTACCGGCCTCCCACTAGAAAAATACTTTCATACTTAGTTTTCTTTTGGCATTAATTAACTAAGCGGAGATGCAGCTGATATAGTTGGGTCGTTTGTGTAAGATGTTTTTCTTTTCTTGTATGAATATATCATTGCATGGCTTTTTGTCCTTGACAAGCCTTTTTGGGAAGCTTGAATCAAACAATATATTTTCCAACAATTTTTAAAGATTGAATAAAGAACCTGTCAATCTCTCCCCTTTCCGTTGCCATTTAGCAAGCCTCCGTAATTACCCTGAATCACTTGGAAATATTGAGCCTAATTCCCTCAGTATTTTTAACAATTTTCTATTAATAAGTGGAACCCCTCCTCAAAAATCAGTATTATTACGGTTATTTTTTTCAGGAAAATATGATTGCAACGAGCGCAGGAAACGCTAAAAACAATGTCTGCCACCTATTACTAGGGCGTTGGTGTCAACGAATCCTAGGGGAAGAAAGGAGAGAAACGAAGTGAAGCAACCACTACAAGCAAAAAAACTAGCCCCAGACGTCCGGGGCTTTAATAAATCACACCTAAAAACAGAAGTGGGCTGTATTTGTTCAGCCCACAAGTTGACTTGGCCAACTAAAGAGCAGAAGACACGACTAAGGAGCCGACATCGAAAGAATATTAGCCAAATCACGCAAACTCATCCACCACTGTTGTTTAGGACGGCCCAAATTCATATCCATCAAACGTGGTAACTCACCCAAATCAAAAAAGCAAGTTTGTCCGCCTTGTAAACCAATAAACCCTGCACCAGGGATAGGGTTACTCGCTTCCTCAATCAAAAAATCGAGACACTTAGCAGCAAAGCGTGTCCCCTGAATACGATCAAAAGGAGAAGGATCACCCCCCTGCTGCAAATGGCCTAAAATTGCTTGCCGTACCTGAAAAACCTCCTTGCCTTCCTCAGCAAACATCGAAGAAATAAAATTAGAGTTATAAACCTGGTGAGCATCCTCATTAAACATCACCAAACCCACCCGTTTACCTTGATTAAAGCCATCAATCAACCGTTGCAAGTCTTTCTGTAAATGACCCATACTCAAACCATCTTCATGTAAATACACCTGCTCGGCGCCGGTGGCCAAACCACTCATCAGGGCCAAATAACCACAATAACCGCCCATCACCTCGACAATAAAACAGCGACTAGAAGCCACAGCCGACTGCTTAATCTTATCCACCGCCTCAATAATATTATTGAGAGCCGTATCCGCACCAATGCTGAGTTCGGAAGCCGGTAAATTATTATCAATCGAAGCCGGCAGACAAACAATCGGAATATTAAACGCCGGAAAAGTATCACGCTGAGAAAATAACTTATAAGCAGCCTCATAACCCGACCAGCCGCCAATCACAAGCAAACCTTGAATTTTATTTTCCTCAATATGACGAGCAATGGCATAAAAATCTTTTGCTTGGGGAACGCGACGAGAAGTACCCAACTCCGAGCCACCAGTAGTTGCCATCCCCCGCACACTCAGCCAATTTAACTCCTTAACCTTTCCCTCAATAAAACCACGAAAACCGCGCTCTATCCCCAACATCGTATGACCTTTATCAATTCCCAAACGCACAGCAGCACGGACAATCGTATTCATCCCTGGCGCCGCCGCATCACAATTGAGTACCGCCAAACGTAAAGGAGGAGAAGAAGCTCCGCGACTACTCGGTTTAGCCTGCATTAAAGTATTGAGCGTATAAAAAGCTTCCTTAAAACTACTTCCCCGCATATCCATCGCCTGATCATATTGCCCTTGAGAAATAGCATCAGCCACCGCATGAGTTTCGCGTACACATTGCATCAGAGGCTTTGAGCAGATGCGGTTTCCTTGAATTCCAATCATCAAAGGCTCACTGTGGGGAGTTGAACCCAAAATCGCCTCTACTGCTGCATGACCTAACATCGTACTTAAATTCCGGTCAAAGGCTGTCGGTGCGCCGCCGCGCTGGACGTGGCCTAATATGGTTATACGAGTATCTTCATTAAGTCTTTCATCTAAAACCTTTTTCACTAAATCGCAAGTAATCGGGTTGCCTTGGCGGTCTCTTGCTCCTTCTGCAACAATAACAATACTATCTCTGCGGCCTGACTCGCGTCCCGCGTTGAGGACTTCACACATTTGATGCTGCCAATCATCCATTGATGGGGGACATTCAGGAATAAAAACCCAATCGGCGCCGGTTGCTAAAGCTCCCATCAAGGCTAAATAACCACAATTTCGCCCCATCACTTCCACTACAAATGTGCGTTGGTGACTCGCTGCGGTAGAGGAAATTGCATCAATGGCTTCTGTTATACGATGTAAGGCAGTATCAGCGCCTATAGTCATGTCACTGCCACACATATCATTATCTATGGAGGCCGGCAAACCCACAATTGTGAGATAAGGATGCTGTTTGATGATTTCTGGGCCTATAGTCCCCGAATCAGCTAACTCTGTGAGAATTTGGGACCATTCTTTGCGGAAAAGATCGGCGCCGGTGAGACTACCATCCCCACCAATTACCACCAAAGCGTCTATACCATGTATCAACAAATTGCGAGCAGCAATTACTCGACCGACCTGGGTGCGAAACTCCAGACAGCGAGCCGTACCAATAATCGTACCGCCCCGGTGCAAAATTCCCCCCACATCATCCCAACTTAAAGCATGAATGCAGGGACGGGCAAGACGGGGATGGCTGGCGGCTGTTTCTATCGGTTCGCATTCATTGCCATCCACCATTCCCTGATAGCCTTCATAGATAGCATAAACTTCCATTCCCAAATGCAGAGCAGAACGCACGACAGCACGCACGGCTGCATTCATCCCTGGTGCATCTCCGCCACTGGTTAAAACACCAATTCGTTTTTTTTGTGTTATGGACATAATATGGGGTTAAAAAAACATTTCATCCGTAGCTTAATAGATTTTTTTAACACAAAGGAGCGTTTCGATGTAGTTGGGCTTTAGCTTGATTGTCAAGAGTTAAAAAACCGCAGATGCACGCAGATACCCTATCCGCGTTAATCTGCGTTAATCTGCGGTTTAAAATTAAACTCATAAATAAGCGCAGATGTATGGCAGATCATGTTGCCTGCCCCACACATGGTTTTATTGTTTGAATCTGAGGTTGTTTGGAAGGTTTATTGAGAGACTCGCAAATCAGCCATAGAGTAGGGTGGTTTATAGCTTTGAATCCCCTTCATATATTGTGCCCTTTCATAAGCACTAGCATCAGGGCAATTTTGTTGACTCATGCTGCCCTGCATTTGTTTAACTGATTCGTATTCGTTCTCTTCCATCCAATGTTTTATTTCTTGTTCTAAAACACTCAGATGTTCTATGCCATGCCGCATTAATACAGAGCAAATTTGAGTGATTTTTGCTCCTACCATTAACATTTTAATGGCATCATGTCCTTTTTGAACTCCGCCGGTTGAGGCCAAATCTGCACCTATTTTGCCATATAAAATTGCTATCCAACGCATCGGTAATCGCATGGCTTGGGGGGTGCTTAGCAAAATGTGGGGGGAAACTTCGAGATTTTCTAAATCAATATCTGGCTGCATGAAACGGTTAAATAATACTAAGCCATTGGCACCGGCTTCGTCTAGGCGTTTTGCCATGTTTGCCAAGTTGCTAAAAAATGGGCTGATTTTGATGGCAACCGGCACGGTTACTTCGGCTTTTACTTCTCGCAAAATGTTGATATAATTTTGCTCGACTTCTGCACCAGAAAGATTGGGATCTGTGGGAACGTAATAAATGTTTAATTCGATAGCATCGGCACCCGCCTGCTGCATCAAGTTTGCATATTCTACCCAGCCGCCGGTGGTAAATCCGTTTAAGCTGGCAATAATGGGAATATTAACGGCTGCTTTTGCTGTGCGGATATGTTCGAGATATTCTTCTCCTGAAACGTGAAAAAGTTCGGGTTCTGGAAAGTAGGTAATGGCTTCTGCGTAGCTTTCTGTGCCGTGTGTTAGGTGATGGTGAAGTTCAAATTTTTCGCGGATCAGTTGTTCTTCAAAAAGTGAATGCAGAATGACTGCACCGGCGCCGGCATCTTCCATTCTTCGGACGTTATCGATGTTTTCTGTTAAGGGCGCTGCGGCTGAGGGGACAAGGGGGGAACGCAGTTTTAAGCCTAGGTATTCTGTGGTGATATCCATAGTTATTTGTCCTTTTTTATGGGTGGTTGGTCAAATGTTTTTTTGTAGGGGCAATCCCCCAGTGGTTGCCCCAGTCGGCTATCGCAGGCGAGACGCCTGCGCCACTGGGTTGCTACAGGGATGAGGAGTTATACGGGGGTTACTGGTTTATCCGCACTGTGGCTGTTGCGGGCTGCCATGTATTCGTACATCTGCCACCGGCTGCTAACGTCTTCTTGGGCTTGTTGTAAGAGGCGTTTTGCTTCGGCGGGTTTGGTTTTGGTTAGCATTTTGAACCGCGCTTCGGCGTACATCGATTGCTCGACGGTTTTCTTGGGTGCGCGAGAATCTAAAGTTAAGGGGTTTTTGCCTTGGTGAACCAGTTCGGGGTTATAGCGATATAACAACCACCGGCCTGATTCTACTATTTCTTTTTGATGGTTCATGGCGGTGGTCATGTCTATGCCATGAGCGATACAGTGCGAGTAGGCAATAATCAGCGAGGGGCCGTTGTAGGCTTCGGCTTCTAAGAAGGCTTTGAGGGTGTGTTCGTCTTTGGCACCCATTGCGACGCTGGCAACATAGACGTTACCGTAGGTCATTGCTATTAGGCCGAGGTCTTTTTTGGCTGCGGGTTTGCCACCGGCTGCAAATTTGGCGACGGCACCGCGTGGGGTGGCTTTAGATGCTTGTCCGCCGGTGTTGGAATAAACTTCGGTATCTAATACTAAGATATTGACGTTACGGCCAGAGGCGATGACGTGATCTAATCCACCATAGCCAATATCGTAAGCCCATCCATCACCGCCGATAATCCAAACGCTCTTTTTCACGAGGTAGTCGGCGACGCTGAGTAGTTGTTTGGCTTCTGGGGAGTTGAGTTGTTGCAGTTTTTGTTTGAGGCTTTCAACTTTTTCGCGTTGTTCCCAGATGTCGGCTTCGTTGGTTTGCTCGTTGTTGAGCAGTTCGCCTACGAGGTTATCTCCTATTTCACCGGCCAATTTTTGCAATAATTCTGTGGCAAATTGGGCTTGTTTGTCGATGGAAACTCGGAAACCAAGACCAAATTCGGCGTTATCTTCAAAGAGGGAGTTTGACCAAGCTGGGCCGCGTCCTTCGGCGTTTTTACTCCAGGGGGTTGTGGGTAGGTTTCCGCCGTAAATGGAGGAGCAGCCGGTGGCGTTGGCGATGATCATGCGGTCGCCGTAGAGTTGCGAGACAAGTTTGAGATAAGGGGTTTCGCCGCAGCCTCCGCAGGCGCCGGAGAATTCAAAGAGGGGTAACTGCCATTGTTGTTGACGGATGCGATCAACGTGCAAATGGCGCCGGTCTGGTAGTGGTAAGGTCTCGAAGTAACTCCAGTTTTCCCGTTCTTGTTGCCGCAAGGGTAAGAGTTCTTCCATGTTAATCGCTTTGCGCGATGGCATGGATTTGTTTTTGGCGGGGCAAACTTCTACACAAATGCCGCATCCGGTGCAGTCTTCGGCGGATACTTGGATGGTAAATTCGGTGTCGGCGAAGTCTTTGTCTTTGGTGGCGATGTGTTTAAAGCTGGCCGGTGCGTTTTCTAGGAGGGCCGGTTCGTAGGCTTTGCCGCGTATGACGGCGTGGGGGCACACCATTATGCACTTGCCGCATTGCACGCAGACGTCGGCATCCCAAACGGGGATTTCTTGGGCGATGTTACGTTTTTCCCATTGGGAGGTGGCGGTGGGATAGGTGCCGTCGCAGGGTAAGGCGCTGACGGGTAGTTCGTCGCCTTCGCGCAGCATCATTTTTCCTTGGACTTCGCGGACAAAGGCCGGTGCTTGTTCGGCAACGGGGGGCGCTTTTTGAATGGTGCTGCTGACGGTGCCGAGTTTGACTTCAAAGAGGTTTTGTAGGCTGTTATCGACGGCTTGGAGGTTCATGCGAACGATTTCTGCACCTTTTTTGCCGTAGGTTTTTTCGATGGTTTTTTTGATTCGTTCAATGGCTTCTTCTTTGGGTAGCACGTTGGCTAGGGCAAAGAAGCATACTTGCATGACTGTATTTATATGTCCGCCCATTCCGCTTTCACGGGCGACTTTGGTGGCGTTAATTGTGTAAAGTTTTAAGTTTTTACGGACTATTTGCTCTTGGGTTTCTAGGGGTAAATTTTCCCAGATTTCTTCTGGACTGTAGGGGCTATTTAGTAGGACGGTTGCGTTGTTGTCGGCGGCTTTTAAAACGTCGAGTTTTTCTAAGAAATGACCTTGATGAATTCCGACGAAGTTGGCTTTTTCTATGAGGTAGGTTGAGCGAATTTGTTGCGGCCCGAAGCGTAGGTGGGATACGGTTATTGCTCCTGATTTTTTGGAGTCGTAAACAAAGTATCCTTGGGCGTAGTTTTCTGTGTCTTCGCCGATGATTTTGATTGAGTTTTTGTTGGCGCCAACGGTTCCATCTGAGCCTAAGCCGTAAAATAGGGCTCGGACTACGTTTTCGGGTTCGGTGGAGAAGTTGGGGTCGTAGTCTAGGGATGTGTGTGTGAGGTCGTCTTTAATGCCTATGGTGAAGTGGTTTTTTGGTTTGGTTTGGTTGAGGTTGTCAAAGATGGCTTTGATCATGGCTGGGTTAAATTCTTTGGATGATAACCCGTAGCGTCCGCCTACGATTTTTGGTAGGGTTTCGTTTGGCCATTCTTCGTGGAGGGCTGTGACTATATCTAGGTAGAGGGGTTCTCCGCCGGCTCCTGGTTCTTTTGTTCTGTCTAAGACGGCGATTTTTTTGACTGTTTGGGGGATGGCTTCGACGAGTTTTTTCATGTCGAAGGGTCGATATAGTCTGGCTTTTACTACTCCTATTTTTTCGCCTTTTTCTGTTAGGTAATCTACGGTTTCGTGGACTGCTTCGCAACCGGAACCCATTAAGATTATGATGCGTTCGGCGTCGGGTGCTCCGTGATATTCAAATAGTTTGTAATACCGACCTGTGAGGTCGCCAAATTTGTCCATTGCTTGTTGTACGATGTCTGGACAAGCTGCATAAAATGGGTTGACTGTTTCTCTGCCTTGAAAGTAAACGTCTGGGTTTTGGGCGGTGCCTCGCATTACGGGGTTGTCTGGGGTGAGGGCTCGGTGCCGGTGGGCAAAGATCAGTTCGTCGTCGATCATGGCCCGTAGGTGGCTGTCTTCGAGTAGTTGGACTTTTTGGACTTCGTGGGATGTGCGGAAGCCGTCGAAGAAGTGTATAAACGGAATTCTTGATTTTAAGGTGGCGGCTTGGGCGATGAGGGCGAAGTCGTGGGCTTCTTGGACGGAGGCTGAACAAAGGAGGGCGAAGCCGGTTTGCCTTACTGCCATTACGTCTTGGTGATCGCCGAAGATTGATAGTCCTTGGGCTGCTAGGGAACGGGCGGCAACGTGGATGACGGCGCTGGTTAATTCTCCGGCTATTTTGTACATATTTGGGATCATTAGTAATAATCCCTGGGAGGCTGTGAAGGTGGTTGTTATGGAGCCGGTTTGTAGTGATCCGTGTACTGTGCCGGCTGCGCCTGCTTCGCTTTGCATTTCGATGACGCTGGGTATGGTTCCCCACAGGTTGGGGCGTCCTTCTGACATCCATGCGTCTGCCCATTCGCCCATTGGTGAGGCGGGGGTGATGGGATAGATGGCTATGACTTCGTTGAGTTTGTATGCAACACGGGCAACGGCTTCGTTGCCGTCTAATGTGGAAAAGGTGGCGGTAGTCATATTTTCAAACCTTGTAAGTGAAGAAGGAATTTTTTGCACGGTGGCGTGTATGGCCGGGAACTTGGTGCAAAATTTGTTTGTTTATGAGCTATTTTGGTGGAACTTCTAAACAACAATCATGTTGTTTTATTCTGGGAGTGTCCCTATGATTTTTTCTTTTTCATAAGGGGTTCTGTTAAGGTTTGTTTAACCTTATTTGAGGGGCTTAATTTTTTCTTACAGTATCAATTATAAAGCTTTTTGTGATAGTGATGTTTATTATTTTTTGATTAATTTTTGTTGTTGGGGACTGGTGGCTGTTGAGGGTTTTTGCTTGATTTTTAGGGCTTTGGGGGGCTTTTAGGCGGCTGTTGGGTGGTGTGGAAATGCCGCACTAAAAGCAGTTGGATGAAGGAAAGCGGTTAATCTTGAAAAAATATGTAAAAAATTTAAGAATTGTTACATTTTTTGCATTTGCGAAAAATATTGAAGAGTTTTTAGGGCTTCGTCTTCGTCTACGATGCTGAGGGCAAAGCCGACATGAACAATAACGTAGTTGCCTATTTCTGCTTCGGGTAGATAGGCAAGGCTGACTTCTTTGAGGATGCCTCCAAAGCTGACTTTGGCGCTCTTGAGAAGGGGTTCATTATTGTTGATGCTGATGATTTTTCCGGGTACTGCTAAACACATAATTGGGGATTGGGGATGGTGAAATGTTTTTATTTAGGGATGTTGAAAAAGGGTGGCGATAATTTGTCCGAGGGCTATTCCGCCGTCGTTGGGGGGGATGCGTTGATGCCAGTAGGGTTGTAGGTTTTCTTGTTGTAGCCGGCGGATGGTTTTTTCGAGTAGGTATTTGTTTTGAAAACAGCCCCCACTGAGGATGATTTTTTGTTCTTTTCTATATTTTGCCACTGCGATTATGGTTTCTACCAATGTGTTATGAAATTTTACAGAGATGGTGGCTAAGGGTACTTTTTGGGTGATGTCGTTTAATATGGCGAGGATGGTGGGCTGCCAGTCGATAATGATGGGGGATGGGGGATGGGGAGTTAATTTAAAGGGGTAGGTTTGATTGTTTTCGATGTCTTCTATGGCAAATTCTAATTCCATTGCGCCTTGCCCTTCAAAGTTGATGATTTGCCTTTGGTTTGTGAGGGAGGCGATGCTATCAAATAATCTGCCAACGCTGGAGGTTAGGGGGCTGTTGATGCGGCGTTGATACATTGTTTGCAGGATTTTTATTTCTTGGGGGGTAAAGGCTTTGAGGGTGTGGAAAGTAAGGTTTTCTGGGGGGTTGGTAAAGATGTTGTTGCCAAAGATTTCGTAAAGTAAGCCCAAGGCAATGCGCCGGGGTTCTTTGATGGCTTTGTCTCCACCGGCAAGGGGAAATTGCCGAAAGTGGGCGATGCGGGATATTTGTATTTTTAAGTTGGTGGTATTTTTTGTTTCTTGGATGGGTAATATTTGGAAAAATTCGCCTCCCCAAATTGTGTTATCTAGTCCGTAGCCGGTGCCATCCCAGGCGATGCCAAGGGCTGATTTTCCTAGGAGTTGATTTTCGGCTAGGCAGGCGAGTATATGGGCGTGGTGATGTTGGATGGTAAAAGTTGGGAGGTTTAAGTTTTGGGCGTATTTTGTTGATAAATAATCGGGGTGTGCATCACAAACTACTATGCTGGGTTTGATTTCATAAAGTTGCTTGAAGTTTTCGATGATTTGTTGAAAGGAGTTGAAGGCTTCGGGGGTTTCTAAATCTCCGATGTGTTGACTTATAAATATTTGGTTTTTTATGGCTAGGGCTATGGTGTTTTTTAGGTGGGCGCCGGTGGCTAATATGGGATTGGAAATTGGGGATTGTTTGCTGTTTTCTGAGGTTGGTAGGGAAATTGGAAGGGGGGCGTAGCCTCTGGCGCGGCGTAGTATCATTTCTCTACCGGCTATGATGCGAACGATGGAGTCGTCTACGGGGCGTAGGATGGGGCGATTATGTATGAGGAATAAGTCGGCTATTTCTGATAGTTTGATAAGGGCTTGTTGTTCGTCTATGCAGATGGGTTCATCGGAAAGGTTGCCGCTGGTTGCTATTACTGGCTGGTTTAATTCTGCCATTAATAAGTGATGCAGGGGTGTGTAGGGCAACATGATTCCTAAGTAGGGGTTGCCTGGGGCTATGTTGTTGAGATTTTTAAGGATTGAGTTGGGATGGGTTGGTTTGTTTTTGTGTTTGAGTAATACTATGGGTGATTGGGGGGAGGTTAGTAATCTTTCTTCGCTTGGTGAAATGTGGCAATCTTGTTTGATTTGTTCTAAGGATGGATACATTAGGGCGAAGGGTTTTTCTGAGCGTTTTTTGC includes the following:
- a CDS encoding DEAD/DEAH box helicase, with protein sequence MDLTFASLGLSDARVSQLEKLGFTAPTAIQAQAIPELLAGRDVVGQAQTGTGKTAAFSLPILDNVDTTKSVIQALILTPTRELALQVCNAMRDLSGDRRIGILSVYGGSAIDRQIRSLQRGTQIVVGTPGRVIDLLERGNLKLDQLSWMVLDEADEMLSMGFIDDVEKILSQAPKDRQTAFFSATMDFSIRQLISKFLRDPVNVSIKQPKATPKQINQVVYNVPRGWTKAKALQPILELEDPESAIIFVRTRKAAAELTSDLQAAGHSVDEYHGDLNQSQRERLLNRFRQQQVRWIVATDIAARGLDVDHLTHVINYDLPDSVESYVHRIGRTGRAGKAGTAISLVVPFERRKLQQIERHVRQALRTMPVPTRAQIEARQLEKLKNKVLEALSGERLASFLPIVAQLGEEYDAHTIAAAALQMAYDQTRPSWLTSDMPEEDLSGTPKPKLIKRGRQQVQSEIVRGPAAEPQEVKS
- a CDS encoding PEP-CTERM sorting domain-containing protein — encoded protein: MKSTHNFQLKSALLMAGVALPLLASLPVKAATTSFDAANFTGDPLKVNVTLDDNGGNGTVTVTLRVVTDAQNPNTADLRGFFFNAADGITGLTATGAQVNATDFSGNVSNVGNANLNGAGGQASYDGGIEIGNNGLRGGADDFQTTTFTLSANQPLTLAMFSAQNIGVRATSVGAPGSRREGSSKTEGAAPVYTPPVSSNPVTPSNPVTPSEPVTPISPVTPSEPVTPTSPIGSETPGGGTPVEQVPEPTTIIGSIMGLAGLMGMRRKAKANKTEE
- a CDS encoding 6-phosphofructokinase, which produces MSITQKKRIGVLTSGGDAPGMNAAVRAVVRSALHLGMEVYAIYEGYQGMVDGNECEPIETAASHPRLARPCIHALSWDDVGGILHRGGTIIGTARCLEFRTQVGRVIAARNLLIHGIDALVVIGGDGSLTGADLFRKEWSQILTELADSGTIGPEIIKQHPYLTIVGLPASIDNDMCGSDMTIGADTALHRITEAIDAISSTAASHQRTFVVEVMGRNCGYLALMGALATGADWVFIPECPPSMDDWQHQMCEVLNAGRESGRRDSIVIVAEGARDRQGNPITCDLVKKVLDERLNEDTRITILGHVQRGGAPTAFDRNLSTMLGHAAVEAILGSTPHSEPLMIGIQGNRICSKPLMQCVRETHAVADAISQGQYDQAMDMRGSSFKEAFYTLNTLMQAKPSSRGASSPPLRLAVLNCDAAAPGMNTIVRAAVRLGIDKGHTMLGIERGFRGFIEGKVKELNWLSVRGMATTGGSELGTSRRVPQAKDFYAIARHIEENKIQGLLVIGGWSGYEAAYKLFSQRDTFPAFNIPIVCLPASIDNNLPASELSIGADTALNNIIEAVDKIKQSAVASSRCFIVEVMGGYCGYLALMSGLATGAEQVYLHEDGLSMGHLQKDLQRLIDGFNQGKRVGLVMFNEDAHQVYNSNFISSMFAEEGKEVFQVRQAILGHLQQGGDPSPFDRIQGTRFAAKCLDFLIEEASNPIPGAGFIGLQGGQTCFFDLGELPRLMDMNLGRPKQQWWMSLRDLANILSMSAP
- a CDS encoding dihydroorotate dehydrogenase-like protein; protein product: MDITTEYLGLKLRSPLVPSAAAPLTENIDNVRRMEDAGAGAVILHSLFEEQLIREKFELHHHLTHGTESYAEAITYFPEPELFHVSGEEYLEHIRTAKAAVNIPIIASLNGFTTGGWVEYANLMQQAGADAIELNIYYVPTDPNLSGAEVEQNYINILREVKAEVTVPVAIKISPFFSNLANMAKRLDEAGANGLVLFNRFMQPDIDLENLEVSPHILLSTPQAMRLPMRWIAILYGKIGADLASTGGVQKGHDAIKMLMVGAKITQICSVLMRHGIEHLSVLEQEIKHWMEENEYESVKQMQGSMSQQNCPDASAYERAQYMKGIQSYKPPYSMADLRVSQ
- the nifJ gene encoding pyruvate:ferredoxin (flavodoxin) oxidoreductase; translated protein: MTTATFSTLDGNEAVARVAYKLNEVIAIYPITPASPMGEWADAWMSEGRPNLWGTIPSVIEMQSEAGAAGTVHGSLQTGSITTTFTASQGLLLMIPNMYKIAGELTSAVIHVAARSLAAQGLSIFGDHQDVMAVRQTGFALLCSASVQEAHDFALIAQAATLKSRIPFIHFFDGFRTSHEVQKVQLLEDSHLRAMIDDELIFAHRHRALTPDNPVMRGTAQNPDVYFQGRETVNPFYAACPDIVQQAMDKFGDLTGRYYKLFEYHGAPDAERIIILMGSGCEAVHETVDYLTEKGEKIGVVKARLYRPFDMKKLVEAIPQTVKKIAVLDRTKEPGAGGEPLYLDIVTALHEEWPNETLPKIVGGRYGLSSKEFNPAMIKAIFDNLNQTKPKNHFTIGIKDDLTHTSLDYDPNFSTEPENVVRALFYGLGSDGTVGANKNSIKIIGEDTENYAQGYFVYDSKKSGAITVSHLRFGPQQIRSTYLIEKANFVGIHQGHFLEKLDVLKAADNNATVLLNSPYSPEEIWENLPLETQEQIVRKNLKLYTINATKVARESGMGGHINTVMQVCFFALANVLPKEEAIERIKKTIEKTYGKKGAEIVRMNLQAVDNSLQNLFEVKLGTVSSTIQKAPPVAEQAPAFVREVQGKMMLREGDELPVSALPCDGTYPTATSQWEKRNIAQEIPVWDADVCVQCGKCIMVCPHAVIRGKAYEPALLENAPASFKHIATKDKDFADTEFTIQVSAEDCTGCGICVEVCPAKNKSMPSRKAINMEELLPLRQQERENWSYFETLPLPDRRHLHVDRIRQQQWQLPLFEFSGACGGCGETPYLKLVSQLYGDRMIIANATGCSSIYGGNLPTTPWSKNAEGRGPAWSNSLFEDNAEFGLGFRVSIDKQAQFATELLQKLAGEIGDNLVGELLNNEQTNEADIWEQREKVESLKQKLQQLNSPEAKQLLSVADYLVKKSVWIIGGDGWAYDIGYGGLDHVIASGRNVNILVLDTEVYSNTGGQASKATPRGAVAKFAAGGKPAAKKDLGLIAMTYGNVYVASVAMGAKDEHTLKAFLEAEAYNGPSLIIAYSHCIAHGIDMTTAMNHQKEIVESGRWLLYRYNPELVHQGKNPLTLDSRAPKKTVEQSMYAEARFKMLTKTKPAEAKRLLQQAQEDVSSRWQMYEYMAARNSHSADKPVTPV